The Echinicola rosea genome has a segment encoding these proteins:
- the murG gene encoding undecaprenyldiphospho-muramoylpentapeptide beta-N-acetylglucosaminyltransferase: MEEKETYRIMISGGGTGGHIYPAIAIAHAWAELYPESEILFVGAEGKMEMQKVPEAGYAIEGLPVAGLQRRFTLQNLSFPFKLWDSINKAKKLIKRFKPHAVVGVGGYASGPLLYVAQQQGVPTLIQEQNSFAGLTNKLLAKQARAFCVAYEGMDKFFPADRIHFTGNPVRKDILDLASKKESAMHHFGLKADRKVILVLGGSLGARTINNAVVASMKHFEAQGYQVLWQTGKFYIEEMTGKLAEEGLAHVHALEFIREMDLAYAAADLVISRAGALSVSELSLVGKPVIFIPSPNVAEDHQTKNALACVQQDAAILLRDEEAVDGLAGKVDELMADPNGMECLGKNIRKLGKPNAAREIVKKLEALIR, from the coding sequence ATCGAAGAGAAGGAAACATATCGGATCATGATCAGTGGAGGTGGTACAGGCGGACATATTTATCCCGCTATAGCCATCGCGCATGCTTGGGCCGAGCTGTACCCGGAAAGCGAGATACTTTTTGTCGGTGCGGAAGGAAAAATGGAGATGCAAAAAGTACCAGAAGCAGGCTATGCCATTGAAGGCTTGCCTGTAGCGGGGCTCCAGCGCAGGTTTACGTTGCAGAATCTGAGTTTCCCCTTTAAGCTATGGGACAGCATCAATAAGGCCAAGAAGCTGATCAAGCGCTTTAAGCCACATGCAGTGGTGGGTGTGGGAGGGTATGCCAGCGGGCCGCTGCTATATGTGGCCCAGCAGCAAGGAGTGCCCACGCTGATCCAAGAGCAAAATTCTTTTGCCGGACTGACCAATAAGTTGTTGGCCAAACAGGCAAGGGCATTTTGTGTGGCGTATGAGGGGATGGATAAGTTCTTTCCTGCTGACAGGATCCATTTTACAGGCAATCCTGTCAGGAAAGATATTTTGGATCTGGCCTCCAAAAAGGAAAGTGCCATGCATCATTTTGGCCTGAAGGCCGATCGAAAAGTGATTTTGGTCTTGGGCGGAAGTCTCGGTGCCCGCACCATCAATAATGCTGTGGTGGCGTCGATGAAGCATTTTGAGGCGCAAGGCTACCAGGTGCTATGGCAAACGGGGAAATTTTATATCGAGGAAATGACTGGGAAATTAGCCGAAGAGGGACTGGCGCATGTGCATGCATTGGAGTTTATTCGGGAAATGGACCTGGCCTATGCAGCTGCTGATTTAGTGATCTCCCGGGCAGGAGCCCTGTCCGTGTCGGAATTGAGCCTTGTAGGCAAGCCGGTGATTTTCATTCCCTCACCGAATGTGGCGGAAGACCATCAGACTAAGAATGCCTTGGCATGTGTACAGCAAGATGCGGCGATTTTATTGCGGGATGAGGAGGCGGTGGACGGACTTGCCGGGAAAGTGGATGAATTAATGGCTGATCCAAACGGAATGGAGTGCCTTGGGAAAAATATAAGAAAGTTGGGCAAGCCGAATGCTGCCCGTGAGATTGTAAAAAAACTGGAAGCTTTGATCAGATGA
- a CDS encoding FtsW/RodA/SpoVE family cell cycle protein: protein MTGVKTWIDKNLKGDPIIWGIVLVLSIVSILVVYSATGSLAYRRMGGNTEAYLIKHSSLVLLSLVVMWAAHRLPYKYYSKLSLMALWISVPLLAFTYLFGSNVNDANRWLTIPIINQAFQPSDLAKLALIAAVAGMLGKRQKNIQDFKKTFIPVMIWIGMICLLIGLANMSTAVMLLCTCLLLMFIGRVPVKFLIAVCLIGFLALTSAIFLGQRGGTFFSRIENFMSDEDIPYQAQQSYMAIATGGVAGKGPGNSEQRNSLPHPYSDFIYAIIIEEYGMVGGGVILFLYLALLYRGMRVVAISNRPFGGLLSAGLSFALVIQAMVNMAVAVGLGPITGQPLPLLSMGGTSLLFTGVSLGIILSVSRGDHEDGFAGEMNVGNKNAMQMAQ, encoded by the coding sequence ATGACAGGTGTCAAAACATGGATAGATAAAAACCTAAAAGGTGATCCCATCATTTGGGGGATTGTGCTGGTGCTATCGATCGTCAGCATTTTGGTTGTATATTCTGCCACGGGGTCCTTGGCTTATCGAAGAATGGGAGGCAATACAGAAGCTTACCTTATCAAGCACTCTTCCTTGGTGTTGCTGAGTTTGGTGGTGATGTGGGCGGCGCACCGATTGCCCTACAAGTATTATTCGAAACTGAGCCTTATGGCTTTATGGATTTCGGTGCCCTTATTGGCATTTACCTATTTATTTGGTTCCAATGTAAATGATGCCAACAGGTGGTTGACGATTCCGATCATCAACCAGGCTTTTCAGCCCTCAGATTTGGCGAAGTTGGCATTGATTGCAGCAGTAGCAGGAATGTTGGGCAAGCGGCAGAAAAATATCCAGGACTTCAAGAAGACCTTCATTCCGGTGATGATCTGGATAGGGATGATCTGTCTTTTGATCGGGCTGGCCAATATGTCCACAGCCGTCATGCTGCTGTGTACTTGTTTGTTGCTGATGTTTATAGGAAGGGTTCCCGTTAAGTTTTTGATCGCTGTATGTCTTATCGGCTTTTTGGCGCTTACATCGGCAATATTCCTAGGGCAAAGGGGAGGGACGTTCTTTTCCAGGATCGAAAATTTTATGTCAGACGAGGATATTCCCTACCAGGCACAGCAATCCTACATGGCGATAGCCACGGGAGGTGTAGCCGGAAAGGGGCCGGGCAATAGTGAACAACGAAATTCATTGCCCCATCCATACTCTGATTTTATCTATGCCATTATCATCGAGGAATATGGCATGGTAGGAGGAGGTGTGATATTGTTCCTTTACTTGGCACTGCTCTACCGGGGAATGCGTGTGGTGGCAATCTCCAACCGGCCATTTGGAGGCCTGCTTTCGGCAGGGTTAAGTTTTGCCCTGGTGATCCAAGCCATGGTCAATATGGCCGTGGCAGTAGGATTAGGACCGATTACCGGTCAGCCGCTGCCGTTGCTCAGTATGGGAGGGACGTCCTTGCTGTTTACCGGTGTTTCGCTGGGGATTATCCTGAGTGTCAGCAGAGGAGATCATGAAGATGGTTTTGCTGGTGAAATGAATGTAGGAAATAAAAACGCCATGCAGATGGCGCAATAA
- a CDS encoding cell division protein FtsQ/DivIB: MELKQLKLKQSIVFAALVLVLVGFIGFVEKKGAERSYHGLSVKVNGISDVYFVEEDEISSMLLKTFPNLSEGAKLESIELSKLEEKVESHPFVKNAEVYNDLKGDVLVTIDQYRPMARIARPLAADGYVSSEGLILPTSSHYTSRVLIIEGQGVDDLLAAKDLGKEHQGLLDMIHFIDRSDFWSAQIASMKIDRSGNISLFQQVGRQEIEFGKPVDIEDKFERINLFYEEIIPKKGWDAYSRVNVKFKDQIICE; encoded by the coding sequence ATGGAATTGAAGCAATTGAAACTAAAGCAATCGATAGTTTTCGCAGCACTTGTGCTGGTGTTGGTGGGGTTTATAGGCTTTGTGGAAAAAAAAGGAGCCGAGCGCAGCTATCATGGATTGTCCGTCAAGGTCAATGGGATCAGCGATGTGTACTTTGTGGAGGAAGACGAGATTTCATCTATGCTGCTCAAGACCTTCCCGAATCTTTCGGAAGGAGCCAAGCTTGAAAGCATTGAGTTGAGTAAACTGGAAGAAAAGGTGGAGAGTCATCCTTTTGTAAAGAATGCAGAGGTCTATAATGATCTCAAGGGAGATGTGCTGGTGACGATAGATCAGTACCGTCCGATGGCAAGGATTGCCAGGCCATTGGCAGCAGATGGATATGTTTCTTCGGAGGGCTTGATTTTGCCAACCTCTTCGCACTATACGTCCAGGGTGTTGATCATTGAGGGGCAAGGAGTGGATGACTTGTTGGCGGCAAAAGATTTGGGCAAGGAGCATCAAGGGTTATTGGACATGATCCATTTTATTGATAGAAGTGATTTTTGGAGTGCACAGATTGCCTCCATGAAAATAGACAGGAGTGGAAATATTAGTTTATTTCAGCAGGTAGGACGACAGGAAATTGAATTTGGCAAACCTGTGGACATTGAGGATAAATTTGAGCGGATAAATTTATTTTATGAAGAGATTATTCCCAAGAAAGGCTGGGATGCCTATTCGAGGGTAAACGTGAAATTTAAGGATCAAATCATTTGTGAATAA
- the mraY gene encoding phospho-N-acetylmuramoyl-pentapeptide-transferase, which translates to MLYHLFDYIDSAYDFPGAGVFRYISFRAGMAAMFSLIITITFGKSMINWIRRKQIGETVRDLGLEGQTEKKGTPTMGGLMMIAAIILPTLLFADVYNVYIILLLVTVIWLGGIGFLDDFIKVFRKNKEGLAGKFKIIGQIGIGIIVGATLYFHEDVVVREFQNPVSIEEGIVETPAFEDVKAMKTTIPFMKNNELNYENFLGFLGDDLTPYLYILLVIFIITAVSNGANITDGIDGLAAGTSAIIGLAIAIFAYISGNAIFSQYLNVMFIPNSGELVIFCAAFLGACVGFLWYNSFPAQVFMGDTGSLMLGGVIAVLCLTLRKELLIPVLCGIFVIENLSVIMQVSYFKYTKKKYGEGRRIFRMSPLHHHYQKGGVPESKIVTRFWIVGILLAIITLATLKLR; encoded by the coding sequence ATGCTTTACCATCTTTTTGATTATATCGACAGTGCATACGACTTTCCTGGCGCGGGGGTGTTTAGGTACATTTCCTTTCGTGCGGGAATGGCGGCAATGTTTTCACTGATCATTACGATCACATTTGGTAAAAGCATGATCAATTGGATCAGGAGAAAGCAGATCGGGGAAACCGTCCGTGACCTTGGTCTGGAGGGGCAGACGGAGAAAAAGGGAACCCCAACCATGGGAGGTTTGATGATGATCGCGGCGATTATTCTCCCTACTTTGCTATTTGCTGATGTTTATAATGTATATATCATCTTGTTGCTGGTGACGGTGATATGGTTAGGAGGGATAGGTTTCTTAGATGATTTTATTAAGGTATTTAGGAAAAACAAAGAAGGGCTTGCCGGTAAGTTTAAGATCATTGGACAGATCGGCATCGGTATCATCGTAGGGGCCACACTGTATTTTCATGAAGATGTGGTCGTTCGCGAATTCCAAAACCCCGTGTCCATTGAAGAAGGTATCGTGGAAACGCCTGCCTTTGAGGATGTGAAAGCGATGAAGACCACCATTCCCTTCATGAAGAACAACGAGCTCAATTATGAGAATTTCTTGGGCTTCTTAGGAGATGATTTGACGCCTTATCTGTATATCCTGTTGGTGATTTTTATCATTACGGCAGTTTCGAATGGTGCAAACATCACCGATGGAATAGACGGCTTGGCCGCAGGTACATCCGCGATTATAGGCTTGGCCATTGCCATTTTTGCCTATATCAGTGGTAATGCGATTTTCTCGCAGTACCTGAACGTCATGTTTATTCCCAATTCCGGTGAGCTGGTGATTTTCTGTGCTGCTTTCCTGGGGGCTTGTGTAGGATTTCTTTGGTACAATTCCTTTCCGGCCCAGGTATTTATGGGAGATACAGGAAGCTTGATGCTCGGTGGGGTGATCGCCGTGCTTTGCCTGACGCTTCGAAAGGAGCTGTTGATCCCGGTACTATGTGGGATATTTGTAATAGAAAACCTGTCCGTGATCATGCAGGTGAGCTATTTTAAGTACACAAAAAAGAAATACGGTGAAGGCAGGAGGATTTTTCGTATGTCCCCCTTGCACCACCACTATCAAAAAGGTGGGGTTCCAGAATCCAAGATCGTGACCCGTTTTTGGATTGTTGGGATTTTGCTGGCCATCATAACATTGGCAACTTTAAAATTACGATAA
- the murD gene encoding UDP-N-acetylmuramoyl-L-alanine--D-glutamate ligase, with amino-acid sequence MKRIAILGAGESGIGAALLAKVNGYEVFVSDGGSIKDDRKSQLEEAGIDYEEGSHHAEKLLAYPEIIKSPGIPYSHPVVNAALEQGTPVIDELEFAFGFSKGKVIAITGTNGKTTTAMLTHHLMQRGGLDVGLGGNVGQSWASQLVQGDHDWWVLEVSSFQIDGFKSLRPKIAVLTNITPDHLDRYDYKMDNYIHSKLGLLKQMEEEDDFVYYREDQHIWRGMSSMNIRPKVHEVSLETIEKDGGLFNGTEVKLNYRNHMISIPESEMALKGNHNMLNVMCASTAALLAGVSEEALKAGLADFRNAPHRMEKVREIEGVTFVNDSKGTNVDATVYALSTYKEPLIWIAGGVDKGNDYETLMPVVKDHVKVLICLGKNNNKLKAAFEGVIPEILETQDIRAAVQWGLERGDSGDVVLLSPACASFDLFKNYEDRGDQFKEAVNNLKLKAI; translated from the coding sequence ATGAAGAGAATAGCCATTTTGGGAGCAGGTGAAAGTGGGATTGGTGCAGCATTGCTGGCCAAGGTAAACGGCTATGAGGTTTTTGTCTCAGACGGAGGCAGCATAAAAGACGACAGAAAATCCCAGCTGGAAGAAGCAGGGATCGATTATGAAGAAGGGAGCCACCATGCGGAAAAGCTGCTGGCTTATCCTGAAATCATCAAAAGCCCTGGAATTCCCTATTCACATCCGGTGGTAAACGCGGCACTAGAGCAGGGAACACCCGTCATTGACGAACTGGAATTTGCATTTGGGTTTTCTAAGGGAAAGGTCATAGCCATTACCGGTACGAATGGAAAAACCACTACCGCCATGCTGACCCATCACTTGATGCAGCGTGGGGGCTTGGATGTGGGGCTAGGAGGCAATGTAGGCCAAAGCTGGGCCAGTCAGTTGGTACAGGGTGATCATGATTGGTGGGTGCTGGAGGTGAGCAGTTTCCAGATTGACGGCTTTAAAAGTCTTCGCCCTAAAATCGCCGTGCTGACCAATATCACACCTGATCATTTGGATCGGTATGACTATAAAATGGACAATTATATCCATTCCAAGTTGGGCTTGTTGAAACAAATGGAAGAGGAGGACGATTTTGTTTATTACCGAGAGGACCAGCATATCTGGCGGGGAATGAGCAGCATGAACATTCGTCCGAAGGTCCATGAAGTTTCCTTGGAGACCATTGAAAAAGATGGCGGCTTGTTTAACGGCACAGAGGTAAAGCTCAACTATAGAAATCATATGATTTCGATTCCCGAAAGTGAAATGGCCCTAAAGGGAAACCATAATATGCTGAATGTCATGTGTGCTTCTACTGCTGCACTGTTGGCAGGAGTAAGTGAGGAAGCTTTGAAGGCAGGATTGGCGGATTTTAGAAACGCACCTCACCGGATGGAGAAAGTGCGGGAAATAGAAGGAGTGACCTTTGTCAATGACAGCAAGGGTACCAATGTGGATGCGACGGTATATGCCTTATCCACCTACAAAGAACCGCTTATCTGGATAGCCGGAGGCGTGGATAAGGGCAATGATTATGAAACGTTGATGCCAGTGGTCAAGGATCATGTCAAGGTGCTGATCTGTTTGGGCAAAAATAACAATAAGCTGAAAGCAGCATTTGAAGGCGTGATTCCGGAGATATTGGAAACACAGGATATCAGGGCGGCCGTACAGTGGGGACTGGAAAGAGGGGATAGCGGAGACGTGGTGTTATTGTCTCCAGCCTGTGCGAGTTTTGATTTGTTCAAAAACTACGAGGATCGTGGGGATCAGTTTAAGGAAGCAGTAAATAATCTGAAGTTAAAGGCGATATGA
- a CDS encoding UDP-N-acetylmuramoyl-L-alanyl-D-glutamate--2,6-diaminopimelate ligase yields MKTLKDILYKVSLTSTTGDMEVVVKDIVFDSREVSEGDVFVAAKGTQVDGHDFIPKAISSGAGAIVCEDLPEELVSGITYVQVVDSAKSMGIMAANFYDHPSEKLKVVAVTGTNGKTTCVTVLHRLFMELGYMVGMLSTVENKINDEVIPATHTTPDSVAINKLMAQMVGEGCTHCFMEASSHAIVQERMSGIKLAGAVFTNISHDHLDYHGTFDEYIKAKKKLFDELPKGAFALVNADDKRGMVMMQNTKASKHTFGLKYPTDFKAKVLSNTLQGLELDINGRQAWFRMIGEFNAYNICSVMGVSILLGEEEEEVLMQLSSIKGAHGRFDQLHVEGITAIVDYAHTPDALENVLKTIQGVRTGGEKVITVVGCGGNRDKSKRPIMAKIATELSDKVVLTSDNPRDEDPMSIIHEMEVGVNPVAYKKTVVIADRKEAIKAACVMAEKGDIILVAGKGHETYQEVKGVKHPFDDLKIVKELMELIHTK; encoded by the coding sequence ATGAAGACATTGAAGGACATATTGTACAAAGTATCGCTCACCTCTACTACCGGGGATATGGAAGTAGTGGTGAAGGATATTGTCTTCGATAGCCGGGAGGTAAGTGAGGGAGATGTTTTTGTGGCCGCCAAAGGCACACAAGTGGATGGGCATGACTTTATTCCCAAGGCCATTAGTAGTGGCGCTGGAGCCATTGTCTGTGAAGACTTGCCCGAGGAATTGGTTTCCGGCATTACCTATGTACAAGTGGTCGATTCCGCAAAATCCATGGGGATCATGGCAGCCAACTTCTATGACCATCCCTCGGAGAAGCTGAAAGTCGTGGCCGTGACCGGCACCAATGGCAAGACCACATGTGTGACGGTGTTGCACAGGCTATTTATGGAGCTCGGGTACATGGTGGGCATGCTGAGCACCGTGGAGAACAAAATCAATGACGAGGTTATCCCGGCCACCCATACGACGCCCGATAGTGTAGCGATCAATAAGCTCATGGCACAAATGGTTGGGGAAGGATGCACCCATTGTTTTATGGAAGCGAGTTCTCATGCCATCGTACAGGAGCGGATGTCAGGTATAAAGCTAGCAGGAGCGGTCTTTACGAACATTTCCCATGATCACTTGGACTATCACGGGACGTTTGACGAATATATAAAAGCCAAGAAAAAGCTGTTCGATGAGCTGCCGAAAGGGGCTTTCGCGCTGGTCAATGCAGACGACAAACGCGGGATGGTAATGATGCAAAACACCAAGGCAAGCAAGCATACATTTGGTTTAAAATATCCTACTGATTTTAAAGCCAAAGTGCTCAGCAACACGCTGCAAGGCTTAGAGCTGGACATAAATGGCCGTCAGGCTTGGTTTAGGATGATCGGGGAGTTTAATGCTTATAACATTTGTAGTGTGATGGGGGTGTCCATTTTGTTGGGCGAGGAGGAAGAGGAAGTGCTGATGCAATTGTCCAGCATCAAAGGTGCACATGGAAGGTTCGATCAGCTTCATGTTGAGGGAATCACCGCCATTGTGGATTATGCCCATACCCCGGATGCCCTTGAAAATGTACTCAAAACCATCCAAGGGGTCCGGACAGGTGGGGAAAAAGTGATCACAGTGGTGGGGTGTGGCGGAAATCGTGATAAATCAAAGCGCCCAATCATGGCCAAAATAGCGACAGAATTGAGTGATAAGGTGGTGCTGACCTCCGATAACCCACGCGATGAAGATCCCATGTCCATCATTCACGAAATGGAAGTAGGCGTCAATCCTGTGGCGTATAAAAAAACGGTGGTGATAGCGGACCGAAAGGAAGCGATCAAGGCAGCTTGTGTTATGGCAGAAAAGGGCGATATCATTTTGGTGGCTGGAAAAGGCCACGAAACCTATCAGGAAGTCAAAGGGGTAAAGCATCCATTTGATGATCTGAAAATTGTAAAGGAATTAATGGAATTGATACATACGAAATAA
- the murC gene encoding UDP-N-acetylmuramate--L-alanine ligase, which yields MNWEKLHSVYFLGIGGIGMSAIARWFNHIGIPVSGYDRTSSPLTRKLEEEGMQITYEDTLGTIPADIKAGKSNVLIVWTPAIPKDSVQLHYFKKEGFDLKKRSEVLGMITSTMYTVGVAGTHGKTTTSSMVAHMLKSAGKNIAAFLGGLTQNYESNLILHDEENEEQPIVVVEADEFDRSFLRLHPNVAVVTSVDADHLDIYGDAQELTRNVEKYIGLLPDDGVLFIQKNALKKLNRNDFGSLTLRQYGLGEGAVRAENINAGIASFEFDYISEEQTIKGLVLRVPGFHNVENALASVSIALHFGVSEGAIREGLETFRGVKRRFEIKRQDEKGVYIDDYAHHPEEIRAFLRSVKAMYPEKKLTAVFQPHLFTRTRDFADEFSEALSLADEVILLDIYPARELPIAGVNAEMLMDRITAKEKSLQSKEGLLAFLDKQRPSVLVTMGAGDIDRLVDPINNLMEQWN from the coding sequence ATGAATTGGGAAAAGTTACATAGCGTGTATTTTCTAGGAATCGGCGGGATTGGCATGAGTGCCATTGCCCGGTGGTTTAACCATATCGGTATTCCTGTCAGCGGGTATGACCGGACATCGTCCCCTTTGACCAGAAAGCTGGAAGAAGAGGGAATGCAGATTACGTATGAAGATACATTGGGTACCATCCCTGCCGATATCAAAGCCGGTAAAAGTAATGTGCTTATCGTATGGACTCCCGCAATACCAAAAGACAGTGTCCAGCTCCATTATTTCAAGAAGGAAGGTTTTGACCTGAAAAAACGTTCGGAGGTGTTGGGGATGATTACCTCCACCATGTACACGGTCGGTGTGGCAGGTACCCACGGCAAGACGACTACCTCCAGCATGGTGGCCCATATGCTAAAATCTGCCGGTAAAAATATCGCTGCTTTCCTTGGTGGACTCACGCAGAATTACGAAAGTAACCTTATTCTACATGATGAGGAAAATGAGGAGCAACCGATCGTAGTGGTAGAGGCCGATGAATTTGACCGATCCTTTTTGAGGTTACATCCTAATGTGGCAGTGGTGACCAGTGTGGATGCCGACCACTTGGATATTTATGGTGATGCTCAGGAGCTTACAAGAAACGTCGAAAAGTACATCGGTTTGCTCCCCGATGATGGGGTGCTATTTATTCAAAAAAATGCCCTTAAAAAGCTAAATAGGAATGATTTTGGCAGTTTGACTTTGCGTCAATATGGACTGGGAGAGGGAGCCGTCAGAGCAGAAAATATCAACGCTGGAATCGCTTCTTTTGAGTTTGATTATATCAGTGAAGAGCAAACCATCAAGGGGCTGGTACTGAGGGTGCCAGGCTTTCACAATGTGGAGAATGCACTGGCTTCAGTTTCCATAGCGTTGCATTTTGGGGTAAGTGAAGGAGCCATTCGTGAAGGACTGGAAACATTTAGAGGGGTCAAACGCCGTTTTGAAATCAAGCGGCAGGATGAGAAGGGTGTTTACATAGATGACTATGCCCATCATCCTGAGGAGATCAGGGCTTTTTTAAGATCTGTAAAAGCGATGTATCCAGAGAAAAAGCTTACTGCTGTTTTCCAGCCTCATCTATTTACCCGAACGAGGGATTTTGCGGATGAATTTTCAGAAGCATTATCGCTTGCCGATGAAGTGATTTTATTGGACATCTATCCTGCTCGGGAATTACCGATAGCAGGTGTGAATGCAGAGATGCTGATGGACAGGATCACAGCAAAGGAAAAGTCTCTGCAATCTAAGGAAGGATTGTTGGCGTTTTTGGATAAGCAGCGTCCATCGGTACTGGTGACGATGGGAGCGGGCGACATCGACCGATTAGTGGATCCGATCAATAACCTGATGGAGCAATGGAATTGA
- the ftsA gene encoding cell division protein FtsA, protein METEKLIVGLDIGTTKICAIIGRKNEFGKLEVLGMGKAVSDGVIRGIVTNIDKTVNAIQKAVNEASDMAEVDIREVIVGIAGQHIRSSVHHGVIIRNTKDDEITIEDVRRLSNDMENIVVPPGNTIIHVMPQDYTVDYEDGIKDPVGMSGARLEADFHIITAQTTAINNINRCVKRADLTSQDLILEPLASSLSVLSDLDKEAGCCLVDIGGGTTDIAIFYDNIIRHTAVIPFGGNIITSDIKEGCMVMQNQAELLKTKFGRAISEEANPNEIVSIPGLRNRPPKEISVKNLAHIIEARMEEIIEMVQSEIVASGLYKKLAGGIVLTGGGSQLHGVGQLFEYMTGLDTRIGYPNEHLGKSKIEEVKSPMFATTVGLVLAGFKALDDREDTYRQRQVPGKQEKRAELPGKDIFGSIRRRLKDFITDDLGDEENY, encoded by the coding sequence ATGGAAACTGAAAAATTAATCGTAGGACTGGACATAGGCACCACGAAGATTTGTGCGATCATCGGGCGCAAGAATGAATTTGGAAAGCTGGAAGTACTTGGTATGGGCAAGGCCGTATCGGATGGTGTGATCCGCGGCATTGTGACGAATATCGACAAGACCGTAAATGCTATTCAGAAGGCGGTAAATGAAGCTTCTGACATGGCAGAAGTGGATATTCGCGAGGTAATTGTTGGCATCGCCGGACAACACATCCGAAGCTCTGTGCATCACGGGGTGATCATCCGAAACACCAAGGATGATGAGATTACCATTGAAGATGTACGTCGCCTTTCCAATGACATGGAGAACATCGTCGTGCCTCCGGGGAATACGATTATTCACGTGATGCCACAGGACTATACAGTTGATTATGAGGATGGTATCAAAGACCCGGTGGGCATGTCCGGAGCCCGTCTGGAGGCTGATTTCCATATCATCACTGCCCAGACCACAGCTATCAATAACATCAACCGATGCGTAAAAAGAGCAGATCTTACTTCCCAAGACCTGATTCTTGAGCCATTGGCAAGTTCACTTTCCGTGCTCAGTGATTTGGACAAAGAAGCTGGTTGCTGCTTGGTGGATATTGGTGGAGGTACGACTGACATAGCTATTTTCTACGACAATATTATCCGCCATACAGCGGTCATTCCATTTGGAGGCAATATCATTACCTCAGATATCAAAGAGGGATGTATGGTGATGCAAAACCAAGCGGAGCTGTTAAAGACAAAGTTTGGTCGTGCCATATCTGAAGAGGCCAATCCAAATGAAATTGTTTCCATCCCGGGTTTGAGAAACCGTCCTCCAAAAGAAATTTCGGTCAAGAACTTGGCGCACATTATAGAAGCAAGAATGGAGGAGATCATCGAGATGGTTCAGTCCGAAATAGTGGCCAGTGGACTATACAAAAAACTGGCTGGAGGTATTGTGCTTACCGGTGGGGGGTCTCAGCTGCATGGAGTAGGACAGCTTTTTGAATACATGACAGGCTTGGATACACGAATCGGCTATCCAAACGAGCACCTTGGCAAATCCAAGATCGAAGAAGTGAAGAGCCCCATGTTTGCCACTACGGTAGGATTGGTGCTGGCCGGCTTTAAAGCTCTGGACGACAGGGAGGACACCTACCGTCAGCGTCAGGTTCCAGGGAAGCAAGAGAAGCGTGCCGAATTGCCAGGAAAGGATATCTTTGGCAGCATTCGCAGGAGATTGAAGGATTTTATTACAGACGATTTAGGAGATGAGGAAAACTACTGA